A genomic stretch from Enterobacter dykesii includes:
- a CDS encoding cytochrome o ubiquinol oxidase subunit IV, giving the protein MSHSNDHGASHGSVKTYMTGFILSIILTVIPFWMVMSGSASKPVILGAILVTAVIQILVHLVCFLHMNTKSDEGWNMTAFIFTVIIIAILVVGSIWIMWNLNYNMMVH; this is encoded by the coding sequence ATGAGTCATTCAAACGATCATGGCGCTTCCCACGGCAGCGTAAAAACCTACATGACAGGTTTCATCCTGTCGATCATCCTGACGGTGATCCCGTTCTGGATGGTGATGAGCGGTTCTGCGTCTAAGCCGGTTATCCTGGGTGCAATCCTGGTGACCGCGGTGATTCAGATTCTGGTGCATCTGGTTTGCTTCCTGCACATGAACACCAAGTCCGATGAAGGCTGGAATATGACCGCCTTTATCTTTACCGTGATTATCATCGCTATCCTGGTAGTCGGTTCCATCTGGATTATGTGGAACCTCAACTACAACATGATGGTTCACTAA